From a single Planococcus shenhongbingii genomic region:
- the rplK gene encoding 50S ribosomal protein L11 — protein sequence MAKKVIKVVKLQIPAAKANPAPPVGPALGQAGVNIMGFCKEFNARTADQAGLIIPVEISVFEDRSFTFITKTPPAAVLLKVAAGIESGSGEPNRNKVATVKRDKVREIAETKMPDLNAASVEAAMLMVEGTARSMGITIED from the coding sequence GTGGCTAAAAAAGTGATTAAAGTTGTAAAATTGCAGATCCCTGCAGCAAAAGCTAATCCAGCGCCACCAGTTGGTCCAGCATTGGGTCAAGCAGGTGTTAACATCATGGGCTTCTGTAAAGAGTTCAACGCGCGTACGGCAGATCAAGCAGGACTGATCATTCCAGTTGAGATTTCGGTATTTGAAGACCGTTCATTTACTTTCATTACGAAAACTCCACCCGCAGCTGTTCTACTTAAAGTGGCAGCCGGTATTGAATCAGGTTCAGGCGAACCGAACCGCAATAAAGTAGCGACTGTAAAACGCGATAAAGTTCGCGAAATCGCAGAAACTAAAATGCCAGATCTAAATGCTGCTTCAGTAGAAGCTGCAATGTTGATGGTTGAAGGTACTGCTCGCAGCATGGGCATTACAATCGAAGACTAA
- the rplA gene encoding 50S ribosomal protein L1: MAKTGKKLQEAAKLIDRSKLYEAKEAIELAKKASTVNFDATVEVAFRLGIDTRKNDQQIRGAVVLPNGTGKTQSVLVFAKGDKIKEAEAAGADYVGDAEFIQKIQQGWFDFDVIVATPDMMGEVGKLGRVLGPKGLMPNPKTGTVTFDVTKAVQEIKAGKVEYRADKTGIIHAPIGKVSFDDSKLAENLEAIYDVVLKAKPSAAKGTYIKSLNVTTTMGPAVKVDANTVGK, translated from the coding sequence ATGGCTAAAACAGGCAAAAAGCTGCAAGAAGCAGCAAAACTAATTGACCGTTCAAAATTATATGAAGCAAAAGAAGCAATCGAACTTGCGAAAAAAGCTAGCACAGTTAACTTTGACGCAACAGTAGAAGTAGCTTTCCGTCTAGGAATCGATACTCGTAAGAACGACCAGCAAATCCGCGGAGCAGTAGTGCTTCCAAACGGAACTGGTAAAACTCAAAGCGTATTGGTTTTCGCAAAAGGCGATAAAATTAAAGAAGCTGAAGCAGCTGGCGCAGATTACGTTGGCGATGCTGAATTTATCCAAAAAATCCAACAAGGATGGTTTGACTTCGACGTGATCGTAGCAACACCTGACATGATGGGTGAAGTTGGTAAACTTGGACGCGTTTTAGGACCAAAAGGCTTAATGCCAAACCCTAAAACAGGCACGGTTACATTTGATGTGACAAAAGCTGTTCAAGAAATCAAAGCAGGTAAAGTGGAATACCGTGCAGACAAAACAGGTATTATCCATGCTCCAATCGGAAAAGTTTCATTCGATGACAGCAAACTTGCCGAAAACTTAGAAGCGATTTACGATGTAGTTCTTAAAGCTAAGCCATCTGCTGCTAAAGGAACTTATATCAAATCACTTAACGTAACAACTACAATGGGACCTGCTGTAAAAGTAGATGCTAACACTGTAGGTAAATAA
- the rplJ gene encoding 50S ribosomal protein L10 — MTKAVETKKVVVQTIADKFNAAASVVVVDYRGLNVAQLTELRKQLREAGVEFKVYKNSMTRRATEMHGLEAINEHFTGPNAIAFSNEDVVAPARIINDFAKKNEALEIKAGVIEGTVASAEDVKALAELPSREGLLSMLLSVLQAPVRNFAAITKAVADSKEEQGA, encoded by the coding sequence ATGACTAAAGCAGTTGAAACGAAAAAAGTAGTTGTGCAAACGATCGCTGATAAATTTAACGCTGCAGCTTCTGTTGTAGTTGTTGATTACCGTGGTTTGAATGTTGCTCAATTGACAGAACTTCGTAAACAGCTTCGTGAAGCAGGCGTTGAGTTCAAAGTTTACAAAAACTCAATGACTCGCCGTGCAACAGAAATGCACGGACTTGAAGCAATCAACGAACACTTTACAGGACCAAACGCGATTGCATTTTCAAACGAAGATGTAGTAGCGCCAGCGCGAATCATCAACGATTTCGCTAAAAAGAACGAAGCCCTTGAAATTAAAGCGGGTGTTATCGAAGGAACTGTAGCATCTGCTGAAGATGTAAAAGCATTGGCAGAACTTCCATCACGCGAAGGTCTACTATCTATGCTACTCAGCGTACTACAAGCTCCAGTCCGCAACTTCGCTGCTATTACAAAAGCAGTTGCAGACAGCAAAGAAGAACAAGGCGCTTAA
- the rplL gene encoding 50S ribosomal protein L7/L12, with translation MTQEQILDAIKEMTVLQLNDLVKAIEDEFGVTAAAPVAAAAAGGAVEEEQTEFDVILASAGDQKIKVIKAVREVTGLGLKEAKALVDEAPKAVKEGATKEEAEEIKGKLEEVGASVEVK, from the coding sequence ATGACACAAGAACAAATCTTAGACGCAATCAAAGAAATGACAGTTCTTCAACTTAACGACCTAGTAAAAGCAATTGAAGACGAGTTCGGCGTTACTGCTGCAGCTCCAGTTGCTGCAGCTGCTGCTGGCGGTGCTGTTGAAGAAGAACAAACTGAATTCGACGTAATCCTAGCTTCTGCTGGAGATCAAAAAATCAAAGTTATCAAAGCAGTACGCGAAGTTACTGGCCTAGGCTTGAAAGAAGCTAAAGCACTAGTTGACGAAGCTCCTAAAGCAGTAAAAGAAGGCGCTACTAAAGAAGAAGCTGAAGAAATCAAAGGCAAACTTGAAGAAGTTGGCGCTTCTGTAGAAGTTAAGTAA
- a CDS encoding class I SAM-dependent methyltransferase — translation MSQHYYSKNPQTASKPQEWTYTLRGEKFHFRTDAGVFSKGEVDFGSRLLIETFEDSQLAGPILDVGCGYGPIGMAIAKSFPQKEIHMVDVNTRAIELTKKNAEKNGISNVLVYESDGLASVKTEGFSAILTNPPIRAGKETIFRFYEEAYGKLEDNGSLWVVIQKKQGAPSTQQKLEELFGNCRTVDKKKGYFIFEARKV, via the coding sequence GTGTCGCAGCATTATTATTCCAAAAATCCTCAGACAGCAAGTAAACCTCAAGAATGGACGTACACATTGCGAGGCGAGAAATTCCACTTTCGAACAGATGCAGGGGTATTCAGTAAAGGTGAAGTCGATTTCGGTTCGCGATTATTGATTGAAACATTTGAAGACTCACAGCTTGCTGGACCGATTTTAGATGTGGGATGTGGGTATGGACCGATCGGAATGGCGATCGCAAAATCATTTCCTCAAAAAGAAATTCATATGGTAGATGTAAATACTCGGGCAATTGAATTGACAAAAAAAAATGCCGAAAAGAATGGCATTTCAAATGTTCTCGTTTATGAAAGTGATGGACTGGCTTCGGTTAAAACAGAAGGTTTTTCCGCAATATTGACCAACCCGCCAATTCGCGCGGGGAAAGAAACGATATTCCGGTTTTATGAAGAGGCTTATGGAAAATTAGAGGATAACGGTTCGTTGTGGGTAGTTATTCAAAAAAAGCAAGGGGCTCCTTCGACTCAGCAAAAATTAGAAGAACTTTTTGGGAATTGTCGCACAGTTGACAAAAAGAAAGGTTACTTTATTTTTGAAGCGAGAAAAGTTTGA
- the rpoB gene encoding DNA-directed RNA polymerase subunit beta, which produces MVGQLVQYGQHRQRRSFSRIKEVLDLPNLIEIQSASYEWFLEEGLREMFRDISPIEDFTGNLSLEFVDYSLAEPKYPVSESKERDVTYAAPLRVKVRLHNKETDEVKEQDVFMGDFPLMTETGTFVINGAERVIVSQLVRSPSVYFHDKTDKNGKKGFGATVIPNRGAWLEYETDAKDVVYVRIDRTRKLPVTVLLRALGFGSDQEIIDLLGDNEYLQNTLEKDNTESTEKALLEIYERLRPGEPPTVESAKSLLYSRFFDPKRYDLANVGRYKMNKKLHIKNRLFNQTIAETLVDPETGEILVEAGTVIDRRVLDRLIPYLESGVNFHTVSQTGGVLEDDVTLQSVKIYAPNDENQKEINVISNAYVEDKIKHVTPADIISSISYFFNLLYGVGNTDDIDHLGNRRLRSVGELLQNQFRIGLSRMERVVRERMSINDTQAIVPQQLINIRPVIASIKEFFGSSQLSQFMDQTNPLGELTHKRRLSALGPGGLTRERAGFEVRDVHYSHYGRMCPIETPEGPNIGLINTLSTFAKVNKFGFIETPYRRVDPETGIVTPQIDYLTADEEDNYVVAQANSRLTDDGSFVEEEIVARFRGENTLIKRERIDYMDVSPKQVVSVATACIPFLENDDSNRALMGANMQRQAVPLLNPEAPFVGTGMEHLAARDSGAAVIAKHDGIVESVEAREIKVRHIEEVDGREVKGDVTSYKLQKFVRSNQGTSYNQRPIVKVGDRVSARDILADGPSMERGEMALGRNVLVAFMTWDGFNYEDAIIMSERLVKDDVYTSVHIEEYESDSRDTKLGPEEITRDIPNVGEDALRNLDDRGIIRVGAEVKDGDILVGKVTPKGVTELTAEERLLHAIFGEKAREVRDTSLRVPHGAGGIVLDVKIFNREDGDELPPGVNQLVRAYIVQKRKIQVGDKMAGRHGNKGVISRILPEEDMPFMPDGTPVDVMLNPLGVPSRMNIGQVLELHLGMASRSLGIHMASSVFDGANEEDVWETMEEAGMPRDGKTILYDGRSGEAFDNRVSVGIMYMIKLAHMVDDKLHARSTGPYSLVTQQPLGGKAQFGGQRFGEMEVWALEAYGAAHTLQEILTVKSDDVVGRVKTYEAIVKGESVPEPSVPESFKVLIKELQSLGMDVKMLTIDDEEIELRDLDEEEDLQPADSLNILPIADTEAPVGTVD; this is translated from the coding sequence TTGGTAGGTCAACTAGTTCAGTACGGGCAACATCGTCAACGTAGAAGTTTTTCGAGAATTAAAGAAGTGCTCGATCTTCCAAACCTGATTGAAATCCAATCAGCGTCTTATGAGTGGTTCCTCGAAGAAGGATTGCGCGAAATGTTCCGAGATATCTCGCCGATTGAAGATTTCACTGGAAATCTATCGCTTGAGTTTGTTGATTACAGTCTCGCAGAACCAAAGTATCCAGTCTCTGAATCGAAAGAACGGGATGTTACTTACGCAGCTCCGCTTCGTGTAAAAGTGCGTCTTCACAACAAAGAAACAGACGAAGTGAAGGAACAGGATGTCTTTATGGGTGACTTCCCATTAATGACTGAAACCGGAACTTTTGTGATCAATGGCGCTGAACGCGTTATCGTTTCTCAATTAGTACGTTCGCCAAGTGTTTACTTCCACGACAAAACCGACAAAAATGGTAAAAAAGGCTTTGGAGCTACGGTTATTCCAAACCGTGGTGCTTGGCTTGAATATGAAACAGATGCAAAAGATGTGGTGTATGTCCGAATCGACCGCACACGTAAATTGCCAGTAACTGTTCTTTTAAGAGCGCTTGGCTTCGGATCCGACCAGGAAATCATTGATTTGCTTGGAGATAACGAATACCTGCAAAACACGCTTGAAAAAGATAATACAGAGAGCACAGAAAAAGCGTTGCTTGAAATTTATGAGCGCTTGCGCCCCGGTGAACCACCGACAGTTGAAAGTGCTAAGAGTCTCTTGTACTCACGGTTCTTCGACCCGAAACGCTATGATTTAGCAAATGTGGGCCGCTATAAAATGAACAAAAAACTCCACATTAAAAATCGTCTCTTTAATCAAACAATCGCTGAAACATTAGTTGATCCAGAAACTGGTGAAATTTTGGTTGAAGCAGGAACGGTTATTGATCGTCGGGTATTGGATCGTTTGATTCCATATTTGGAAAGTGGAGTGAATTTCCACACCGTTTCTCAAACAGGTGGCGTTCTTGAAGATGACGTTACATTGCAGTCAGTTAAAATTTACGCTCCGAACGATGAAAATCAAAAAGAAATCAATGTAATTAGCAATGCTTACGTGGAAGACAAAATCAAACACGTAACGCCTGCTGATATCATTTCGTCTATTAGTTACTTCTTTAACCTGCTTTACGGAGTGGGAAACACAGATGATATCGACCACTTGGGTAACCGTCGTTTACGTTCAGTAGGGGAGTTGCTGCAAAATCAATTCCGTATCGGTTTGTCCCGTATGGAACGCGTGGTTCGTGAGCGTATGTCAATTAATGATACGCAAGCTATCGTACCTCAGCAATTGATCAATATCCGTCCAGTTATTGCATCAATTAAAGAGTTCTTTGGTAGTTCTCAGCTTTCCCAGTTTATGGATCAAACAAACCCTCTCGGTGAATTGACGCATAAACGCCGTCTATCAGCTTTAGGGCCTGGGGGTCTGACGCGTGAACGTGCTGGTTTTGAAGTGCGTGACGTTCACTACTCGCATTATGGCCGTATGTGTCCGATTGAAACGCCTGAGGGTCCGAACATCGGATTGATTAATACGCTCTCCACTTTTGCGAAAGTGAATAAATTCGGATTTATTGAAACGCCTTATCGCCGTGTTGATCCGGAAACGGGAATTGTGACACCTCAAATCGACTATCTGACAGCCGACGAAGAAGATAATTATGTAGTAGCTCAAGCTAACTCTCGATTAACTGATGACGGTTCTTTCGTAGAAGAAGAGATAGTGGCACGTTTCCGCGGAGAAAACACTTTAATTAAACGCGAACGTATTGACTACATGGATGTTTCTCCGAAACAAGTAGTTTCAGTAGCGACAGCTTGTATTCCGTTCCTTGAAAACGATGACTCCAACCGAGCGTTGATGGGAGCAAACATGCAGCGTCAAGCAGTTCCATTGTTAAATCCTGAAGCACCTTTCGTTGGGACAGGAATGGAACATTTGGCGGCACGAGATTCAGGGGCAGCAGTAATCGCTAAACATGATGGTATTGTTGAGTCTGTAGAAGCAAGAGAGATTAAAGTTCGCCACATTGAAGAAGTAGATGGCCGAGAAGTAAAAGGCGATGTTACATCTTACAAATTGCAGAAGTTCGTTCGCTCAAACCAAGGAACAAGCTATAACCAACGTCCAATTGTTAAAGTGGGAGACCGCGTATCAGCTCGTGATATCTTAGCGGATGGTCCTTCAATGGAGCGTGGGGAAATGGCGCTTGGACGCAACGTATTAGTGGCATTCATGACATGGGACGGCTTCAACTATGAAGATGCAATCATCATGAGTGAACGTCTGGTAAAAGACGATGTTTACACATCCGTCCATATCGAAGAATATGAATCAGACTCACGTGATACAAAGCTCGGACCGGAAGAAATCACACGCGACATTCCGAATGTCGGAGAAGATGCTCTTCGCAACCTCGACGACCGTGGAATCATCCGTGTCGGCGCAGAAGTAAAAGATGGAGATATTTTGGTAGGAAAAGTTACGCCTAAAGGGGTTACTGAACTTACAGCTGAAGAACGTCTTTTGCATGCGATTTTCGGTGAAAAAGCGCGTGAAGTCCGCGATACGTCATTAAGAGTGCCTCATGGCGCTGGCGGAATCGTGCTTGATGTGAAAATTTTCAACCGTGAAGATGGTGATGAGTTGCCACCTGGTGTAAACCAATTGGTGCGTGCTTATATCGTTCAAAAACGCAAAATCCAAGTCGGAGATAAAATGGCTGGACGTCACGGAAACAAAGGTGTAATATCCCGCATCCTTCCAGAAGAAGATATGCCGTTTATGCCGGATGGAACTCCTGTTGACGTAATGCTTAACCCGCTTGGTGTACCATCACGGATGAACATTGGACAAGTACTTGAGCTTCACTTAGGTATGGCTTCCCGTTCACTTGGAATTCATATGGCATCTTCAGTATTTGACGGTGCCAATGAAGAAGATGTGTGGGAAACAATGGAAGAAGCTGGCATGCCTCGCGACGGAAAAACTATTCTTTATGATGGTCGTTCAGGGGAAGCATTTGATAACCGTGTGTCTGTAGGAATCATGTACATGATCAAACTTGCGCACATGGTCGATGATAAATTGCATGCTCGTTCTACGGGTCCTTATTCACTAGTTACGCAGCAGCCACTTGGTGGTAAAGCGCAATTTGGTGGACAGCGTTTTGGAGAGATGGAAGTTTGGGCGCTTGAAGCATATGGTGCAGCTCATACCCTTCAGGAAATCTTAACGGTGAAATCGGATGATGTAGTTGGACGTGTCAAAACTTATGAAGCAATTGTTAAAGGTGAGAGTGTTCCAGAACCAAGCGTTCCGGAGTCGTTCAAAGTTTTAATCAAAGAACTTCAAAGTTTAGGTATGGATGTTAAGATGCTGACAATTGACGATGAAGAAATTGAATTGCGTGATTTGGACGAAGAAGAAGACCTTCAGCCTGCTGATTCATTAAATATCTTGCCAATTGCAGATACAGAAGCACCTGTTGGAACAGTTGATTGA
- the rpoC gene encoding DNA-directed RNA polymerase subunit beta', protein MIDVNNFEYMKIGLASPDKIRSWSYGEVKKPETINYRTLKPEKDGLFCERIFGPTKDWECHCGKYKRVRYKGVVCDRCGVEVTRSKVRRERMGHIELAAPVSHIWYFKGIPSRMGLILDMSPRSLEEVIYFASYVVIDPADTPLEKKQLLSEKEYRAYRDKFGKKFQAAMGAEAIKRLLQEIDLERETDSLKEELKTAQGQRRTRAIKRLEVVESFRNSGNNPDWMILDVLPVIPPELRPMVQLDGGRFATSDLNDLYRRVINRNNRLKRLLDLGAPSIIVQNEKRMLQEAVDALIDNGRRGRPVTGPGNRPLKSLSHMLKGKQGRFRQNLLGKRVDYSGRSVIVVGPNLKMYQCGLPKGMAIELFKPFVMKELVERGLAHNIKSAKRKIERLHSEVWDVLEDVIKEHPVLLNRAPTLHRLGIQAFEPTLVEGKAIRLHPLVCTAYNADFDGDQMAVHVPLSSEAQAEARLLMLAAQNILNPKDGKPVVTPSQDMVLGNYYLTLERKGATGEGATFSGPEEAFVAYQTGHVHLHTRIAILAGSLKNPTFTEEENKMLLLTSVGKIIFNEILPESFPYINEPTDYNLQVETPAKYFVPTTTDIRTHIAEAELVTPFKKKILGEIIAEVFKRFHITETSRMLDRMKTLGFKYSTQAGITVGVADIVVLPDKNEILVEAQANVDKVMKQFRRGLITEEERYARVISHWSNAKDIIQEKLMASLDKLNPIYMMSDSGARGNASNFTQLAGMRGLMANPAGRIIELPIKSSFREGLTVLEYFISTHGARKGLADTALKTADSGYLTRRLVDVAQDAIVRENDCGTDRGLLVGALMEGTEVIEELDERIVGRHAKKTIRHPETKEVIVAKDELITQDLTRLIMEAGIKEVTIRSAFTCNTKHGVCKKCYGTNLATGDEVEVGEAVGIIAAQSIGEPGTQLTMRTFHTGGVAGDDITQGLPRIQEIFESRNPKGQAVISEINGTVTEVDEIREGQKEITIQGDVETRKYLAPYNARLKVQVDDVIRRGEVLTDGSIDPKQLLQVKDVQSVQLYLLKEVQKVYRMQGVEIGDKHVEVMVRQMFRKVRVIEAGDTDLLPGSLLDIHQFSEANKKAVLEGNLPATSRPVILGITKASLETESFLSAASFQETTRVLTDAAIKGKRDELLGLKENVIIGKLIPAGTGMQRYRQIKIARSEKEAQQEIVGTES, encoded by the coding sequence TTGATAGATGTTAACAATTTTGAGTATATGAAAATCGGATTAGCGTCACCCGATAAAATCCGCTCATGGTCTTATGGAGAAGTCAAAAAGCCAGAAACAATTAACTACCGTACATTAAAACCAGAAAAAGACGGTTTGTTCTGTGAACGTATTTTCGGTCCTACAAAAGACTGGGAATGCCATTGCGGTAAATACAAACGTGTCCGTTATAAAGGTGTAGTCTGCGATCGTTGTGGCGTTGAAGTCACTCGTTCAAAAGTACGCCGTGAACGCATGGGCCATATTGAACTTGCAGCTCCTGTATCACATATTTGGTATTTCAAAGGAATTCCGAGCCGCATGGGCCTTATATTAGATATGTCCCCGCGCTCGTTGGAAGAAGTTATTTATTTTGCTTCTTATGTAGTAATCGATCCTGCTGACACACCGCTTGAAAAGAAACAGCTTCTTTCTGAGAAAGAATACCGCGCTTATCGCGATAAGTTCGGTAAAAAATTCCAAGCAGCAATGGGTGCTGAAGCAATCAAGCGACTTCTACAGGAAATTGACCTTGAACGCGAAACAGATTCGTTAAAAGAAGAGTTGAAAACTGCTCAAGGCCAACGCCGTACTCGTGCAATCAAACGCCTTGAAGTAGTGGAATCATTCCGCAACTCTGGAAATAATCCGGATTGGATGATTCTGGACGTTTTGCCGGTAATTCCACCGGAACTTCGCCCAATGGTTCAATTAGATGGCGGACGTTTTGCAACTTCTGACTTGAATGATTTGTATCGCCGGGTAATCAACCGGAACAACCGCCTTAAACGATTATTGGATCTTGGTGCACCAAGCATCATTGTTCAAAACGAAAAACGTATGCTTCAAGAAGCTGTAGATGCATTGATCGACAATGGTCGCCGCGGCCGTCCTGTTACTGGACCGGGTAACCGTCCGTTAAAATCTCTTTCTCATATGTTGAAAGGGAAACAAGGGCGTTTCCGTCAAAACCTTCTTGGTAAACGTGTTGACTATTCTGGCCGTTCCGTTATCGTTGTTGGACCGAACTTGAAGATGTATCAGTGCGGATTACCGAAAGGAATGGCAATTGAGCTATTCAAGCCTTTTGTAATGAAAGAACTTGTTGAGCGAGGTCTTGCGCATAATATTAAGAGCGCGAAACGTAAAATTGAGCGTTTGCATTCAGAGGTTTGGGATGTACTTGAAGACGTAATTAAGGAGCATCCGGTTCTATTGAACCGTGCCCCGACTCTTCACAGACTTGGTATTCAAGCATTTGAACCAACACTTGTCGAAGGTAAAGCAATCCGTCTACATCCGTTAGTATGTACTGCATACAACGCCGATTTCGACGGTGACCAAATGGCTGTTCACGTACCGCTTTCTTCTGAAGCACAAGCTGAAGCTCGACTTCTTATGCTTGCTGCTCAGAATATCTTGAACCCGAAAGACGGGAAACCCGTTGTAACTCCATCTCAGGATATGGTTCTAGGAAACTATTACCTGACTCTTGAGCGTAAAGGTGCTACAGGTGAAGGTGCAACATTCTCTGGGCCTGAAGAAGCGTTTGTCGCTTATCAGACAGGACATGTTCACTTGCACACAAGAATTGCAATTCTTGCTGGTTCTTTAAAGAATCCGACGTTTACAGAAGAAGAAAACAAAATGCTTTTATTGACATCTGTCGGTAAAATTATTTTCAATGAAATTCTGCCGGAATCTTTCCCGTATATTAACGAACCAACCGATTATAATTTGCAGGTGGAAACGCCAGCTAAATATTTCGTGCCAACTACAACAGATATCCGTACTCATATTGCGGAAGCTGAGCTGGTAACGCCATTCAAGAAAAAAATTCTTGGAGAAATCATCGCTGAAGTATTCAAACGTTTCCATATTACTGAAACCTCAAGAATGCTTGACCGTATGAAGACCCTTGGATTCAAATACTCAACACAAGCTGGTATTACAGTTGGAGTTGCAGATATTGTCGTACTTCCTGATAAAAATGAAATCCTTGTTGAAGCGCAAGCAAACGTAGATAAAGTTATGAAACAGTTCCGACGTGGATTGATTACTGAGGAAGAACGTTATGCACGCGTCATCTCACATTGGAGCAACGCAAAAGATATCATTCAGGAAAAACTGATGGCTTCTCTTGATAAATTGAACCCAATTTACATGATGAGTGATTCCGGAGCCCGAGGTAACGCATCCAACTTTACTCAGCTTGCTGGTATGCGCGGACTTATGGCCAACCCGGCTGGACGCATTATCGAACTTCCGATTAAATCTTCATTCCGTGAGGGTCTGACGGTACTCGAATACTTCATCTCTACTCACGGTGCACGTAAAGGTCTGGCCGATACTGCATTGAAAACTGCCGATTCAGGTTACTTGACGCGCCGTTTGGTTGACGTGGCACAAGATGCTATCGTCCGAGAAAACGATTGTGGAACAGATCGAGGGCTGCTTGTTGGGGCATTGATGGAAGGTACGGAAGTAATCGAGGAGCTGGACGAGCGTATTGTAGGCCGCCATGCGAAGAAAACAATCCGCCATCCTGAAACAAAAGAAGTAATTGTAGCAAAAGACGAATTGATTACTCAGGACTTGACTCGCTTGATTATGGAGGCAGGAATCAAGGAAGTAACAATCCGTTCAGCGTTTACATGTAATACGAAACACGGCGTATGTAAGAAATGTTACGGCACTAACTTAGCGACTGGTGACGAAGTTGAAGTGGGCGAAGCAGTTGGAATCATTGCTGCTCAATCAATCGGTGAACCGGGAACTCAGCTTACAATGCGTACTTTCCATACAGGTGGGGTTGCGGGAGACGATATTACACAAGGTCTTCCACGTATCCAGGAAATTTTTGAATCGCGGAATCCAAAAGGTCAAGCAGTAATTTCTGAAATTAACGGTACCGTTACCGAAGTAGATGAAATTCGCGAAGGCCAAAAAGAGATCACAATTCAAGGGGATGTCGAAACACGTAAGTACTTGGCGCCATATAATGCCCGCCTGAAAGTCCAAGTGGATGATGTTATCCGCCGAGGTGAAGTATTAACTGATGGTTCGATTGATCCGAAACAATTGCTTCAAGTAAAAGATGTTCAATCTGTTCAACTGTATTTACTGAAAGAAGTTCAAAAAGTATACCGTATGCAGGGGGTTGAAATCGGCGATAAGCACGTAGAAGTTATGGTTCGTCAAATGTTCCGTAAAGTCCGTGTTATTGAAGCCGGCGATACCGACTTGTTGCCAGGTTCGCTTTTGGATATTCACCAGTTCTCAGAAGCGAATAAAAAGGCAGTTTTAGAAGGCAATTTGCCAGCAACGAGCCGCCCAGTTATTCTTGGTATTACCAAAGCTTCTCTTGAAACAGAATCATTCCTATCAGCCGCATCATTCCAAGAAACGACACGCGTCCTCACAGATGCAGCGATTAAAGGGAAACGTGATGAGTTGTTAGGTCTTAAAGAGAACGTCATCATCGGCAAACTTATTCCAGCTGGAACAGGAATGCAGCGTTATCGCCAAATTAAAATTGCGCGAAGTGAAAAAGAAGCACAACAAGAAATCGTCGGCACAGAGTCATAA
- a CDS encoding 50S ribosomal protein L7ae-like protein, with product MSYEKVKQASKTIIGTKQTVKALKSGIVQEVIVAKDADDRMTEQIIQLAREKGIPVGFAESRLKLGKAYGIHVGAAAVAITG from the coding sequence ATGTCTTATGAAAAAGTAAAGCAGGCAAGTAAAACAATCATAGGTACAAAGCAAACAGTAAAAGCTTTAAAAAGCGGTATTGTCCAAGAGGTAATAGTGGCAAAGGACGCGGACGATCGAATGACCGAACAGATTATTCAACTAGCTAGAGAAAAAGGTATTCCGGTCGGATTTGCAGAATCACGCTTAAAGCTTGGCAAAGCATACGGCATTCATGTCGGAGCAGCTGCTGTAGCGATTACTGGATGA
- the rpsL gene encoding 30S ribosomal protein S12 has translation MPTINQLVNKPRKPKSTKSDSPALNKGYNSFKKSQTNVSSPQKRGVCTRVGTMTPKKPNSALRKYARVRLTNQIEVNAYIPGEGHNLQEHSVVLLRGGRVKDLPGVRYHIVRGALDTAGVNGRMQSRSLYGTKRPKVKK, from the coding sequence ATGCCTACAATTAACCAATTAGTTAACAAGCCTCGTAAACCAAAAAGCACTAAATCAGACTCACCAGCGTTGAACAAAGGATATAACAGCTTCAAAAAGTCTCAGACTAATGTAAGCTCTCCACAGAAACGCGGAGTTTGTACACGTGTTGGTACAATGACACCAAAGAAACCTAACTCTGCCTTGCGTAAATACGCACGTGTACGGTTAACAAACCAAATTGAGGTTAATGCTTACATCCCAGGAGAAGGCCACAACCTTCAAGAGCACAGTGTAGTTCTTCTACGCGGTGGACGCGTAAAAGATTTACCGGGTGTGCGTTACCATATCGTACGTGGAGCACTTGATACTGCTGGAGTTAACGGCCGTATGCAAAGCCGTTCTTTATACGGAACAAAACGTCCAAAAGTAAAAAAATAA